A window from Citrus sinensis cultivar Valencia sweet orange chromosome 3, DVS_A1.0, whole genome shotgun sequence encodes these proteins:
- the LOC127898600 gene encoding protein trichome birefringence-like 25, with the protein MNQSLVSLSISCFNNAWVVARNTCFSIPLSLCLASKTEILLVSQVIHQMVKEMRFDSNPLSLYKNKHNHVFVKFAVSFVLLGLAFRLFVSDSIRFSSVNFESQQTQIHVEEANTGPPVPSAPPIKPISADFHPNETHISSNQEKCDLFTGEWIADPSGPIYSNVTCHAIEGHQNCMRNGRPDSGYLYWRWNPRDCELPRFNPERFLNFMRNKWWAFIGDSISRNHVQSLLCILSQVEQAVEVYHDEEYRSKRWQFPSYNFTLSVVWTPFLLKAEVFEDINGVSSSEIRLYLDELDTKWTEQYKNFDYVVIAGGKWFLKTAIYHENNTVKGCHYCPGKNLTELGFDYAYRKALQLVLSFVTRLDQKAFVFLRTTTPDHFENGEWFSGGTCNRSVPFKEGEVEMRDIDCTMRDIELEEFGKATGIGAEKGVTLKLLDTTSLSLLRPDGHPGPYRQFQPFAKDKNAKVQNDCLHWCLPGPIDSWNDLLMEMMVDGING; encoded by the exons ATGAATCAATCATTAGTCAGTCTGAGCATTTCGTGCTTTAACAACGCTTGGGTTGTTGCGAGGAACACTTGTTTCTCAatacctctctctctctgtctcgCGTCAAAAACAGAGATTTTATTGGTGTCTCAGGTTATACACCAAATGGTAAAAGAAATGAGGTTTGATTCGAACCCATTATcactttataaaaacaaacacaatcaTGTCTTCGTAAAGTTTGCAGTCTCGTTTGTGTTACTGGGCCTGGCGTTTCGCCTCTTCGTTTCGGATTCAATTAGATTTTCGTctgttaattttgaatcacaGCAGACTCAGATACATGTTGAAGAGGCCAATACAGGTCCTCCTGTGCCTTCAGCGCCTCCCATAAAACCCATTTCTGCTGATTTTCACCCAAATGAAACCCACATATCATCAAATCAAG AAAAATGTGATCTGTTTACGGGAGAATGGATCGCGGACCCATCTGGTCCGATTTACAGCAATGTTACCTGTCATGCAATTGAAGGTCATCAGAATTGCATGAGAAATGGGAGGCCTGATTCTGGCTACTTGTACTGGAGGTGGAATCCGAGGGACTGTGAATTGCCCAGGTTTAATCCTGAGagatttcttaattttatgagGAATAAATGGTGGGCCTTTATCGGTGATTCTATTTCTCGTAACCATGTCCAGTCATTGCTTTGCATTCTCAGTCAG GTGGAACAAGCTGTCGAGGTTTACCATGATGAGGAATATAGATCCAAAAGATGGCAGTTCCCCTCTTACAACTTTACTCTTTCAGTTGTTTGGACCCCATTCCTTTTAAAGGCTGAAGTTTTTGAAGACATTAATGGTGTTTCCTCATCAGAAATCCGGCTATATCTTGATGAACTTGATACGAAATGGACGGAACAATACAAGAACTTTGATTATGTGGTGATTGCTGGTGGGAAATGGTTTCTCAAAACAGCCATATATCACGAGAACAACACAGTAAAAGGCTGTCATTACTGTCCTGGGAAGAATTTAACAGAGTTGGGATTTGACTATGCGTATCGGAAAGCACTCCAGCTAGTTCTTAGCTTTGTCACCAGATTGGACCAGAAGGCATTTGTTTTCCTCAGAACGACAACGCCTGACCACTTCGAGAATGGTGAATGGTTCAGTGGAGGGACTTGTAATAGGAGCGTACCCTTCAAAGAAGGTGAAGTGGAAATGAGAGACATAGATTGTACAATGCGTGATATTGAATTGGAAGAATTTGGTAAGGCCACGGGCATAGGAGCTGAAAAGGGAGTGACTTTGAAGTTATTAGATACCACTAGCCTTTCATTACTGAGGCCTGATGGGCACCCAGGGCCATATCGGCAATTCCAGCCATTTGCCAAGGATAAGAATGCTAAAGTTCAGAATGATTGTCTACATTGGTGCTTGCCCGGGCCAATTGACTCTTGGAATGATTTGTTGATGGAGATGATGGTTGATGGAATCAATGgatga